The Streptomyces sp. NBC_00224 genome has a window encoding:
- a CDS encoding SDR family oxidoreductase has protein sequence MPKTIALITGANKGIGFEIARQLQDRGVTVLLAARDEGRGKVAAEKLGVPFVQLDVTDPDSIKKAATWVDLAYGKLDILVNNAGISVPNDGNPPSATSIDTMRAIYDTNVFGVVAVTNAFLPLLRKSPAGRIVNQSSEMGSLTYALDQDHPIWQVNNLAYNSSKTALNMVTVSYAKELWDTPIKVNAVAPGWCRTDITGGEGFKSAEQGAAIAVKLATLDADGPTATFTEDQGTVAW, from the coding sequence ATGCCGAAGACCATCGCTCTCATCACCGGTGCGAACAAGGGCATCGGATTCGAGATCGCGCGCCAGTTGCAGGACCGCGGTGTCACCGTGCTCCTGGCCGCTAGGGACGAGGGGCGGGGCAAGGTGGCCGCCGAGAAGCTGGGTGTGCCGTTCGTCCAGCTCGACGTCACCGACCCCGACAGCATCAAGAAGGCCGCGACCTGGGTCGACCTCGCCTACGGCAAGCTCGACATCCTCGTGAACAACGCGGGCATCTCCGTCCCCAATGACGGAAACCCGCCCAGCGCCACCTCCATCGACACCATGCGCGCCATCTACGACACCAATGTCTTCGGTGTGGTCGCGGTGACCAACGCGTTCCTGCCGCTGTTGCGTAAATCGCCGGCCGGCCGGATCGTCAACCAGTCCAGTGAAATGGGCTCGCTCACCTACGCATTGGACCAGGACCACCCGATCTGGCAGGTGAACAACCTGGCGTACAACTCGTCCAAGACCGCGCTCAACATGGTCACGGTGTCCTACGCCAAGGAGTTGTGGGACACCCCGATCAAGGTCAACGCCGTCGCTCCGGGCTGGTGCCGTACCGATATCACCGGCGGTGAAGGCTTCAAGTCCGCCGAGCAGGGCGCGGCGATCGCCGTGAAACTCGCCACCCTCGACGCGGACGGCCCGACCGCCACCTTCACGGAGGATCAGGGCACCGTCGCCTGGTAG
- a CDS encoding acyltransferase family protein → MTHGVSRAPGEAPRRGGPPAPGLSRLPSLTGLRFPAAFLVFVSHIGLPVPQVRLFEDDKLVAHLNKATEKAGSLGVAFFFVLSGFVLTWSARPADTARAFWRRRFTKIYPNYAITWGLALLLFASAYTPTRVALANLFMVHVWIPDFQYLLSVDASNWSLGCEFFFYASFPLLHRLFLRIDPARLKHWIGALIAAIVLTPLFTYSVLPDAGAVDLATSGSADASVKQYWFAYFLPPVRMLDFALGMLVAHAVLNGRWRNIGVVWSSVLLAGSYWLGQESDMLYAQRATSIVPIVLLIAAAATADVKGEFTLFRNRAMVWLGEISFAFYLLHFIVLAYGRKVLGHDLYSTPVASALVVVLLAVSILTSWALYALVERPITRRWATSRRAKAATAVAI, encoded by the coding sequence ATGACACACGGCGTGTCCCGGGCGCCCGGCGAAGCGCCCAGGAGAGGTGGGCCGCCCGCCCCCGGGCTCTCCCGGCTGCCCTCGCTGACCGGACTGCGGTTCCCCGCCGCGTTCCTCGTCTTCGTCAGCCACATCGGACTCCCCGTCCCCCAAGTGCGCCTGTTCGAGGACGACAAGCTGGTTGCGCACCTCAACAAGGCCACCGAGAAGGCGGGCTCGTTGGGCGTCGCCTTCTTCTTCGTCCTCAGCGGCTTCGTGCTGACCTGGTCCGCCCGCCCGGCGGACACGGCCCGGGCGTTCTGGCGCCGCCGGTTCACCAAGATCTACCCGAACTACGCGATCACGTGGGGTCTGGCGCTGCTGCTGTTCGCCTCCGCCTACACCCCGACCCGGGTGGCGCTCGCGAACCTCTTCATGGTCCATGTGTGGATACCGGACTTCCAGTACCTCCTCAGCGTGGACGCGTCGAACTGGTCACTGGGCTGCGAGTTCTTCTTCTACGCCTCGTTCCCGCTGCTGCACCGGCTGTTCCTGCGCATCGACCCCGCGCGGCTCAAGCACTGGATCGGCGCACTGATCGCGGCGATCGTCCTCACCCCGCTGTTCACCTACAGCGTGCTGCCCGACGCGGGCGCCGTCGACCTGGCCACCTCGGGTTCCGCGGACGCCTCCGTGAAGCAGTACTGGTTCGCGTACTTCCTGCCGCCGGTGCGCATGCTCGACTTCGCGCTCGGCATGCTGGTGGCGCACGCGGTACTGAACGGACGCTGGCGGAACATCGGCGTCGTCTGGTCGAGCGTGCTCCTGGCGGGCAGCTACTGGCTCGGCCAGGAGTCGGACATGCTCTACGCCCAGCGCGCCACCTCGATCGTCCCGATCGTCCTGCTGATCGCCGCGGCCGCGACGGCCGACGTGAAGGGCGAGTTCACCCTTTTCCGCAACCGCGCGATGGTCTGGCTGGGCGAGATCTCCTTCGCGTTCTATCTCCTGCACTTCATCGTGCTGGCGTACGGCCGCAAAGTTCTGGGGCACGACCTCTACTCGACACCGGTGGCCAGTGCGCTGGTGGTCGTGCTGTTGGCGGTGAGCATTCTGACGTCCTGGGCCCTGTACGCACTCGTCGAACGGCCGATCACCCGCCGCTGGGCGACATCCCGGCGGGCCAAGGCCGCTACTGCCGTGGCGATCTGA
- a CDS encoding GlxA family transcriptional regulator has translation MHTVAVLALDGVIPFDLSAPIDVFQRTRLPDGRPAYRVRVCAPVEEVDAGAFTLRAPWRLDALAEADTVVLPGCADPVAPVPDDVLDALRQAAARGARIASICTGAFILAATGLLDGHRATTHWAAAALLAERHPAVDVDPAVLYVDNGQLLTSAGAAAGLDLCLHMIRRDLGSAVAADAARLSVMPLEREGGQAQFIVAERPPTPRGSTMEPLLRWMEENAGDDLTLDDLAARAGMSARTLHRRFREQTGTSPLQWLHRARIRRAQHLLETTAHPVDRIALQVGFGSPTAFRDRFKRLIGTSPHAYRRSFQGV, from the coding sequence ATGCACACCGTGGCCGTCCTCGCCCTCGACGGAGTCATCCCCTTCGACCTGTCCGCGCCGATCGACGTGTTCCAGCGCACCCGGCTGCCCGACGGCCGCCCCGCCTACCGCGTCCGGGTGTGCGCGCCCGTCGAGGAGGTCGACGCCGGGGCGTTCACCCTGCGGGCTCCCTGGCGTCTGGACGCGCTGGCCGAGGCGGACACGGTCGTCCTGCCGGGCTGCGCCGACCCCGTCGCACCCGTCCCGGACGACGTCCTCGACGCCCTGCGCCAGGCCGCCGCCAGGGGCGCCCGGATCGCCTCGATCTGCACGGGCGCCTTCATCCTCGCCGCCACCGGACTGCTCGACGGCCACCGCGCCACCACACACTGGGCCGCCGCCGCGCTGCTCGCCGAACGCCATCCCGCCGTCGACGTCGACCCGGCCGTGCTCTACGTCGACAACGGGCAGCTGCTCACCTCGGCCGGCGCCGCCGCCGGGCTCGACCTGTGCCTGCACATGATCCGCCGCGATCTGGGCTCGGCGGTGGCGGCCGACGCGGCGCGGCTGTCCGTGATGCCGCTGGAACGCGAGGGCGGGCAGGCCCAGTTCATCGTCGCCGAGCGTCCGCCCACCCCGCGCGGCTCGACGATGGAACCGCTGCTGCGCTGGATGGAGGAGAACGCCGGCGACGACCTCACCCTGGACGACCTCGCCGCCCGGGCCGGGATGAGCGCCCGCACCCTGCACCGTCGCTTCCGCGAGCAGACCGGCACCTCCCCGCTGCAATGGCTGCACCGGGCCCGGATCCGCCGGGCCCAGCACCTCCTGGAGACCACCGCCCACCCGGTCGACCGCATCGCCCTCCAAGTCGGCTTCGGCTCCCCCACCGCGTTCCGGGACCGCTTCAAACGCCTCATCGGCACCAGCCCGCACGCGTATCGGCGCAGCTTCCAGGGGGTGTGA
- a CDS encoding phenylacetate--CoA ligase family protein gives MSAQQLSDLIRFARHNSPFYQDLYASLPPDADRLTDLPVVDQEKFWAANTLEDNRVLTGPLSEATVYKTGGTTGAPKFSVYTRDEWRTFVTVFGQGLVDTGLRPGHRVADLFYAGELYASFLFVLDSLAHAPVDNVRLPIGGAAPLKSTVPTLRDFAAQVVAGTSTTLCRLAEHILAAGLRLDAVELVLFGGEALFADQRRLLAAAFPNAAIRSVGYASVDAGLLGRPVPGPDTRVHRAFTPHSIVEILDDTTGEPITEPGRPGRVVVTSLFRRLMPVIRYPAGDRAEWTDTELGHFRILGRAEEGVRVGPVSLYSQDAQDAVAEADTEGRIVGMQLVVRRWEGRDGLVLRLATAPGDDDPAALELLAKAVVTELERARPLYPDSVSTGFVHPLSVEWACHRDLAVNPRSGKLVRVLDERPTA, from the coding sequence ATGTCCGCCCAGCAGCTTTCGGACCTCATCCGGTTCGCCCGTCACAACTCGCCCTTCTACCAGGACCTTTACGCGTCCCTTCCGCCGGACGCCGACCGCCTCACCGACCTTCCGGTCGTGGACCAGGAGAAGTTCTGGGCGGCCAACACCCTCGAAGACAACCGCGTCCTGACCGGCCCCCTCAGTGAGGCGACCGTCTACAAGACCGGCGGCACCACCGGGGCGCCCAAGTTCTCCGTCTACACCCGCGACGAGTGGCGCACCTTCGTGACCGTCTTCGGTCAGGGTCTTGTGGACACCGGGCTGCGCCCGGGCCACCGCGTCGCGGACCTCTTCTACGCGGGCGAGCTCTACGCCAGCTTCCTCTTCGTCCTCGACTCGCTCGCCCACGCCCCCGTCGACAACGTACGGCTGCCCATCGGCGGCGCCGCGCCGCTGAAGTCGACGGTCCCGACCCTGCGCGACTTCGCGGCGCAGGTCGTGGCGGGCACCTCCACCACGCTGTGCCGCCTCGCCGAGCACATCCTGGCGGCGGGCCTGCGGCTCGACGCGGTGGAGCTGGTCCTCTTCGGCGGCGAGGCCCTCTTCGCCGACCAGCGGCGGCTCCTTGCCGCCGCGTTCCCCAACGCGGCGATCCGTTCGGTCGGTTACGCCAGCGTCGACGCGGGGCTGCTCGGCCGCCCCGTGCCCGGCCCCGACACCCGGGTCCACCGCGCCTTCACCCCGCACTCGATCGTCGAGATCCTCGACGACACCACGGGGGAGCCCATCACCGAGCCCGGACGGCCCGGCAGGGTCGTGGTGACCAGCCTCTTCCGCCGTCTGATGCCCGTCATCCGCTATCCCGCGGGCGACCGCGCCGAGTGGACCGACACCGAACTCGGCCACTTCCGCATCCTCGGCCGCGCCGAGGAGGGCGTCCGGGTGGGGCCGGTCTCCCTGTACTCGCAGGACGCCCAGGACGCCGTCGCCGAGGCGGACACCGAGGGCCGCATCGTCGGCATGCAGCTGGTCGTCCGCCGCTGGGAGGGCCGCGACGGGCTGGTGCTGCGACTCGCCACCGCCCCGGGCGACGACGACCCGGCCGCCCTCGAACTGCTCGCCAAGGCCGTCGTCACCGAGCTGGAGAGGGCCCGGCCGCTGTACCCGGACAGTGTGAGCACCGGATTCGTGCACCCGCTCTCCGTCGAGTGGGCGTGCCACCGCGACCTCGCCGTCAACCCGCGCTCGGGCAAGCTCGTCCGCGTCCTGGACGAGAGGCCGACCGCATGA
- a CDS encoding MFS transporter — MSATLVDEGRRRPLVLRNRAFGAVWLSQVLTQAAVRMFQVGVSWWLVAYAVDGGRGLASGLFMAVSTLPAVALAPVVARVVARTAHRSVLRTAAAVAGAVAVALAAWAWTSGLPLPAVYAATLALATCQAFFDPCLTTSVPELVDDEDIETATGFELSTQSLAGLGGALLGAVTVDRAGVAGLGAGCGAAYLAAALLVAGVRFRTAAPGADGEADATAASERRTLRDILGGLPYVRRILICFTAANLFTTAVFVVIPLYTRTVLGDGGSTVALLEASLGCGTLIGSFTGARVPGRPTVTGAYCLALMAFALALPGLVAGRLVFAGSLVVAGWCVGVIGVRFVALFQRLVPAADKPGFFAVMQAVLGASFPVASLLFGLAGDHLSAQTLCLVQAAGLLPAAGALALLGSDNSPENKVSSAERIPEPVGGER; from the coding sequence ATGAGCGCCACCCTCGTGGACGAGGGCCGCCGCCGGCCGCTCGTCCTGCGCAACCGCGCCTTCGGCGCCGTGTGGCTGAGCCAGGTCCTGACCCAGGCCGCGGTCCGCATGTTCCAAGTCGGCGTCTCCTGGTGGCTGGTGGCCTACGCGGTCGACGGCGGCCGGGGTCTGGCCTCCGGCCTCTTCATGGCCGTCAGCACGCTGCCCGCCGTGGCTCTCGCCCCGGTGGTGGCCCGCGTCGTCGCCCGCACCGCCCATCGCTCCGTGCTGCGCACGGCCGCCGCGGTGGCCGGGGCCGTCGCCGTCGCCCTGGCCGCCTGGGCGTGGACGAGCGGTCTGCCGCTGCCCGCCGTCTACGCCGCGACCCTCGCCCTGGCCACCTGCCAGGCGTTCTTCGACCCCTGTCTGACCACCTCGGTGCCCGAACTCGTCGACGACGAGGACATCGAGACGGCCACCGGCTTCGAGCTGTCCACCCAGTCCCTCGCCGGTCTCGGCGGGGCGCTGCTCGGCGCCGTGACCGTCGACCGCGCGGGTGTGGCCGGTCTCGGCGCGGGCTGCGGGGCCGCCTACCTCGCCGCGGCGCTGCTCGTCGCGGGCGTCCGCTTCCGTACCGCCGCGCCCGGCGCCGACGGCGAGGCCGACGCGACGGCCGCGTCCGAGCGGCGCACGCTCCGCGACATCCTCGGCGGACTCCCGTACGTACGGCGGATCCTGATCTGCTTCACCGCGGCCAACCTCTTCACCACCGCCGTCTTCGTCGTCATCCCGCTCTACACCCGGACCGTCCTCGGCGACGGCGGCTCCACCGTGGCCCTCCTGGAGGCGTCCCTGGGGTGCGGCACGCTCATCGGCTCGTTCACCGGCGCCCGGGTGCCGGGGCGGCCCACCGTCACCGGCGCCTACTGCCTGGCGCTGATGGCGTTCGCCCTCGCGCTGCCGGGGCTCGTCGCGGGGCGACTGGTCTTCGCGGGCAGCCTGGTCGTGGCCGGCTGGTGCGTGGGGGTGATCGGGGTCCGCTTCGTGGCCCTGTTCCAGCGGCTGGTGCCCGCCGCCGACAAGCCCGGCTTCTTCGCGGTGATGCAGGCGGTCCTGGGCGCCTCCTTCCCGGTGGCCTCGCTGCTGTTCGGCCTGGCGGGGGACCACCTCTCGGCGCAGACGCTGTGCCTGGTGCAGGCCGCCGGCCTGCTGCCCGCCGCCGGTGCTCTGGCCCTGCTGGGATCCGATAACTCCCCTGAGAACAAGGTGAGTTCGGCCGAACGCATCCCCGAGCCCGTCGGGGGCGAGCGATGA
- a CDS encoding GNAT family N-acetyltransferase → MSARVTPATGADIAELRQLYYAVYGPHYPAGLGTDPAEMARLIQDPDSLWLVARCPDTGALAASAAIHGEPGSRIGRLEGLAVHPDHRSGGLAATLTEALCAGMLDSGRLDSVYATVRTVSAGPQRVVARNGFRPLGVLPNAVDLSSRESLALYARHSAGVLERRVPVTEVPAPLLPLLKAVEGCLGVSYGDVRATGPLPAAGRGPVERLEMIEAPAFVRRRFRERFPDTAGWFYPLHTPNVLLTPDDGRFEVYAYFNRTGGYCSLLTAHPDPAAAADHLEPVTRTLTRAGAGYVEALVPLAHHQALSAFLAQGFVAGALYPAMRADGDGFHDYVVLSRTTEQIDFRGVVVEPPLQPYLDCYLSAWASTYLPTLEVAS, encoded by the coding sequence ATGAGCGCCCGCGTCACACCGGCCACCGGCGCCGACATCGCCGAGCTGCGCCAGCTCTACTACGCCGTCTACGGGCCCCACTACCCGGCCGGGCTCGGCACCGACCCCGCCGAGATGGCCCGGCTCATCCAGGACCCCGACTCCCTGTGGCTGGTGGCCCGTTGCCCGGACACCGGCGCCCTGGCCGCGTCGGCCGCCATCCACGGCGAGCCGGGCAGCCGCATCGGCCGCCTCGAAGGCCTCGCCGTGCACCCCGACCACCGCTCCGGCGGCCTGGCCGCCACGCTCACCGAGGCGCTGTGCGCCGGGATGCTGGACAGCGGGCGCCTGGACTCGGTGTACGCGACGGTCCGCACGGTCAGCGCCGGACCCCAGCGCGTCGTCGCCCGCAACGGCTTCCGCCCGCTGGGCGTCCTGCCCAACGCCGTGGATCTCAGCAGCCGCGAAAGCCTCGCACTCTACGCGCGTCACTCGGCCGGTGTGCTGGAGCGCCGCGTTCCGGTGACCGAGGTGCCCGCCCCGCTGCTGCCGCTCCTGAAGGCCGTGGAGGGCTGTCTGGGCGTCAGCTACGGGGACGTCCGCGCCACCGGCCCGCTCCCGGCGGCCGGGCGCGGGCCCGTCGAGCGCCTTGAGATGATCGAGGCGCCCGCCTTCGTGCGCCGCCGCTTCCGCGAGCGCTTCCCCGACACGGCCGGGTGGTTCTACCCGCTGCACACGCCCAACGTGCTGCTCACCCCCGACGACGGCCGGTTCGAGGTCTACGCGTACTTCAACCGCACCGGCGGCTACTGCTCGCTCCTGACCGCCCACCCCGACCCCGCCGCTGCCGCCGACCACCTCGAACCCGTCACCCGGACCCTGACCCGGGCCGGGGCCGGCTATGTGGAGGCGCTGGTGCCGCTCGCGCACCACCAGGCGCTCTCGGCGTTCCTGGCCCAGGGGTTCGTCGCGGGCGCGCTCTACCCGGCGATGCGCGCGGACGGCGACGGCTTCCACGACTACGTCGTGCTCTCGCGCACCACCGAGCAGATCGACTTCCGCGGCGTCGTCGTCGAGCCGCCCCTCCAGCCCTATCTGGACTGTTACCTGTCGGCCTGGGCGTCGACCTACCTGCCCACACTTGAGGTTGCCTCATGA
- a CDS encoding acyl-protein synthase, which yields MNPHLAPVGVPDPALLPRVQELCDLTDPYACGPAEDELFAAAMAETNAWHAERSPFFRSLYEATPPARPYRAPLVHANFFKRHEVLSIPREDVDLHLTSSGTTGQKSQMFFDRWTIRSAQRMVARIFERNGWITPDQEVNYLLYSYEPAPALNLGTAFTDNYLCDFAPARTVEYALRNTGSGHEFDPFGCVAALRRFENDGAPVRILGFPAFLYFTLERMRAMGLPPLRLPEGSLVVLGGGWKGHADRRIGKDELYARVTEQLGIPGDRIRDTFGSVEHCIPYIECDHHRLHAPVWSRVAILSTSTLEPLPYGETGYLHLVSPYITSVPAQSVVMGDLASLHPGEECGCELGTDWFAVHGRAGVSRNKSCAVAAAELMKGMS from the coding sequence ATGAACCCCCATCTCGCCCCGGTCGGCGTCCCCGACCCCGCCCTCCTGCCCCGTGTGCAGGAACTGTGCGACCTGACCGACCCGTACGCCTGCGGGCCCGCCGAGGACGAGCTGTTCGCCGCGGCCATGGCGGAGACCAACGCCTGGCACGCCGAACGCTCCCCGTTCTTCCGCTCGCTGTACGAGGCGACGCCGCCCGCGCGGCCGTACCGCGCCCCGCTGGTGCACGCCAACTTCTTCAAGCGCCACGAAGTGCTGTCCATCCCGCGCGAGGACGTCGACCTGCACCTGACCTCCTCCGGTACCACCGGCCAGAAGTCGCAGATGTTCTTCGACCGCTGGACCATCCGCTCCGCCCAGCGCATGGTCGCCCGCATCTTCGAGCGCAACGGCTGGATCACCCCCGACCAGGAGGTCAACTACCTCCTCTACAGCTACGAACCGGCCCCCGCCCTCAACCTCGGCACCGCCTTCACCGACAACTACCTCTGCGACTTCGCCCCGGCCCGCACCGTCGAGTACGCGCTGCGCAACACCGGCAGCGGCCACGAGTTCGACCCGTTCGGCTGCGTCGCCGCGCTGCGCCGCTTCGAGAACGACGGCGCCCCGGTCCGCATCCTGGGCTTCCCCGCCTTCCTCTACTTCACCCTGGAGCGGATGCGCGCCATGGGGCTGCCGCCCCTGCGCCTGCCCGAAGGCTCCCTCGTGGTCCTGGGCGGTGGCTGGAAGGGGCACGCCGACCGGCGCATCGGCAAGGACGAGCTGTACGCCCGCGTCACCGAGCAGCTCGGCATCCCCGGCGACCGCATCCGCGACACCTTCGGCTCCGTGGAGCACTGCATCCCGTACATCGAGTGCGACCACCACCGGTTGCACGCCCCCGTCTGGTCCCGTGTCGCCATCCTCTCCACCAGCACCCTGGAGCCCCTGCCGTACGGCGAGACCGGCTATCTGCACCTCGTCTCCCCGTACATCACCTCCGTACCCGCGCAGAGCGTCGTCATGGGCGACCTCGCCTCGCTGCACCCGGGCGAGGAGTGCGGGTGCGAGCTGGGCACCGACTGGTTCGCCGTCCACGGACGCGCCGGAGTGAGCCGCAACAAGAGCTGCGCGGTGGCCGCCGCCGAACTGATGAAGGGCATGTCGTGA
- a CDS encoding acyl-CoA reductase produces MDRADRHHYWQGAFIGEEEAGRRLAALPAAVEEALASPLETETVLAACDALATALRDVRNPVRNRLARQLPEGEDPAVLGELGTYLSRTELTRKLRRELGGTAPGRLNRPDARETVYEAWAPVGLVAHIAPGNAATVAPLSIVEGLLAGNVNILKTSSGDTLLTQHLLAELAALDTTGALAARVIVLRFSSSREEWLELMCAPADAVAVWGGESAVEGVAAHVPPGCRLVEWGHRISFAYLTRDAWHEPATLEALAADVCQYEQQACSSPQVVYLDTEDEQDVFAFAERFADVLAARPAAVPGPDGPGIAEQAELTTTELVARLEEHLGLTRVFAAPDGSWRVMADTRPALTASPLHRSVWVKPLPRKKLIGALRPMRRYLQTAGIAASPTDTAELSRAAFAAGVTRVTPVGAMLSGYSGEPHDGVYALQRYSRRVAVQADARFATTACLDDLARPVVLPRPGGPLTGKEEVQELNRHVARADAELYFRSGGSTGAPALSLFSYDDYDTQMHAAARGLLAAGYDPMEDRTANLFYCGGMYGSFISFFSILERLGGVQLPLSAGPDHRATAQALIDHQADTLFGMPSYLWQLLHEEADALREYGGIRKVFYGGEHFTDAQQRTLRDDFGIEVVRSITYGSTDLGPLGYQCTESTGGVHHLHADLHTMEILDLAADRPVAPGETGRLVFTTHARRGQHLGRYVIGDLGRAIDGRCPCGSHAPRFELRGRTGDVMRVATYFLNHRRFAAIAQERARYSGELQTVLARQDTRERLTVRVERSGAVNTELLREAFLADYPELRSAVTERLLDLTVEAVDGASLDRSPTSGKLRSVVDLRG; encoded by the coding sequence ATGGACCGTGCAGACCGACACCACTACTGGCAGGGCGCGTTCATCGGGGAGGAGGAGGCCGGGCGACGCCTCGCCGCGCTGCCCGCCGCCGTCGAGGAGGCGCTCGCGAGCCCGCTGGAGACCGAGACGGTCCTCGCCGCCTGCGACGCGCTCGCCACGGCTCTGCGCGATGTGCGGAACCCGGTACGGAACCGGCTCGCGCGGCAGCTGCCCGAGGGCGAGGACCCCGCCGTCCTGGGCGAGCTGGGCACCTACCTCAGCCGGACGGAGCTCACCCGCAAACTGCGCCGCGAACTCGGCGGCACCGCCCCGGGGCGGCTGAACCGGCCCGACGCCCGCGAGACGGTCTACGAGGCCTGGGCGCCGGTCGGCCTGGTCGCCCACATCGCGCCGGGCAACGCGGCCACCGTCGCCCCGCTCAGCATCGTCGAGGGCCTGCTCGCCGGGAACGTCAACATCCTCAAGACCAGCAGCGGCGACACCCTGCTCACCCAGCACCTGCTGGCCGAGCTCGCCGCGCTCGACACCACCGGCGCCCTCGCCGCCCGCGTCATCGTGCTGCGCTTCTCCTCCTCCCGCGAGGAGTGGCTGGAGCTGATGTGCGCGCCCGCCGACGCGGTCGCCGTCTGGGGCGGCGAGAGCGCCGTCGAAGGGGTCGCCGCCCATGTGCCGCCCGGCTGCCGCCTGGTGGAGTGGGGACACCGCATCTCCTTCGCCTACCTCACCCGCGACGCCTGGCACGAGCCCGCGACGCTGGAAGCGCTGGCGGCCGACGTGTGCCAGTACGAGCAGCAGGCCTGCTCCAGCCCCCAGGTGGTCTACCTCGACACCGAGGACGAGCAGGACGTCTTCGCCTTCGCCGAGCGCTTCGCGGACGTACTGGCGGCCCGGCCCGCCGCCGTGCCCGGCCCCGACGGTCCCGGCATCGCCGAGCAGGCCGAGCTCACCACCACCGAGCTCGTCGCCCGCCTTGAGGAACACCTCGGTCTGACCCGGGTGTTCGCCGCCCCCGACGGCTCCTGGCGGGTCATGGCCGACACCCGGCCCGCCCTCACCGCCTCGCCGCTGCACCGCAGCGTGTGGGTCAAGCCGCTGCCGCGCAAGAAGCTGATCGGCGCCCTGCGCCCCATGCGCCGGTATCTGCAGACCGCCGGTATCGCGGCGAGCCCGACCGACACCGCCGAGCTCTCCCGCGCCGCCTTCGCCGCGGGCGTCACCCGCGTCACCCCCGTCGGTGCCATGCTCAGCGGCTACTCGGGCGAGCCGCACGACGGTGTCTACGCGCTCCAGCGCTACAGCCGCCGCGTCGCGGTCCAGGCCGACGCCCGGTTCGCCACCACCGCCTGTCTGGACGATCTGGCCCGGCCGGTCGTCCTGCCTCGGCCCGGCGGCCCGCTGACCGGCAAGGAGGAGGTCCAGGAGCTCAACCGCCATGTCGCCAGGGCCGACGCCGAGCTGTACTTCCGCAGCGGCGGCAGCACCGGCGCCCCGGCGCTCTCCCTGTTCAGCTACGACGACTACGACACCCAGATGCACGCCGCCGCCCGCGGTCTGCTCGCCGCCGGCTACGACCCGATGGAGGACCGCACCGCCAACCTCTTCTACTGCGGCGGCATGTACGGCAGCTTCATCAGCTTCTTCTCCATCCTGGAGCGCCTCGGCGGCGTCCAACTGCCGCTCTCGGCCGGCCCCGACCACCGGGCCACGGCGCAGGCGCTGATCGACCACCAGGCGGACACCCTCTTCGGGATGCCCTCCTACCTGTGGCAACTGCTGCACGAGGAGGCGGACGCGCTGCGCGAGTACGGCGGCATCCGCAAGGTGTTCTACGGCGGCGAGCACTTCACCGACGCACAGCAGCGCACCCTGCGGGACGATTTCGGCATCGAGGTCGTCCGGTCCATCACGTACGGCAGCACCGACCTGGGACCGCTCGGCTACCAGTGCACCGAGAGCACCGGGGGCGTCCACCACCTCCACGCCGATCTGCACACCATGGAGATACTCGACCTCGCCGCCGACCGGCCGGTGGCGCCGGGGGAGACGGGCCGTCTGGTCTTCACCACGCACGCCCGGCGCGGCCAGCACCTCGGGCGTTACGTGATCGGCGACCTCGGCCGCGCGATCGACGGCCGCTGCCCCTGCGGCAGTCACGCACCCCGCTTCGAACTGCGCGGCAGGACCGGGGACGTGATGCGGGTGGCCACGTACTTCCTCAACCACCGCCGCTTCGCGGCCATCGCGCAGGAACGGGCCCGCTACAGCGGCGAACTCCAGACCGTCCTCGCCCGGCAGGACACCCGCGAACGGCTCACCGTCCGTGTGGAACGCTCCGGCGCGGTGAACACCGAGCTGCTGCGCGAGGCCTTCCTGGCCGACTACCCCGAGCTGCGCTCGGCCGTGACCGAGCGGCTGCTCGACCTCACGGTCGAGGCGGTCGACGGCGCGTCCCTGGACCGCAGCCCCACCAGCGGCAAGCTGCGCTCGGTGGTTGACCTGCGCGGATAG